CAGACTGTTGGTAATGGCTGGTGTTACATTACGTCCTGTGCATGTTGATGTGGCTGCTGCACGGCTACTAACAGGGTGATTGACAGAACGAGTTAAATGTTCGACCAGAGTATTGTTCAGAGACATTTACAGAGTGTGATGTCACcaagtaataaataataatctgaGCACCAGCTAGCTAAACCgtacccccaccccccctgcaCACGCCGCTACAGACACCGTCGCACCCCGGCTCTCTCTGTGCTACAGGTTCGTCACAAACGATGCTTCATTAGTTCACATGTAATCCACACGACACAAGCTGATCACCGGGTTTAAATGTCGACACTTACTGAGTCAGAACAgccgagaagaagaagaagcctgTTTTACTACGGGATCGTTGAATGACAAACGGAAGTGCATACGGTTCCACCCGCAAACGCTTCCGACAGCGTCTCCGGTAGGAACCTAATACATTGTTCCGCATGATGTCCTCCCTCAAGAGAGTTTTCAAGATGATCtgtaattaaataatttattgaGTCTGGttaacatctttattttcacacgTGGTTGATTCAGGAAGCACTGACATAGCGAAACAGGTAGTTATGATAGAGAGAAGTAATTCAGGACCATTAATAGACACAGGAAAAGTCTTgatagtaaatacatttttcatagaGCTGGATTACTTTCAGATTTGTGGTccaccattttgtttttgtaacatATATGTCTAAATAAATGAGGGAGAGTTATTTAGATTGTAATTCACAGTGAGAGCAGTCGAATATCTTAATaatgacattttgtgtgtgtgtgttttgtgatatATGTTGTATGTATAGTGATTAGTATTGACAAGGATTTTAAATGTtggattttctttatttgcttttcAGCCTCGTCATCACATTCAGATTGTGTTTGGAACTGAATTGAAATGAACTCTGATGATGAACAGTCTGAGGTAAAAACACAGTTGAACAACAGACAGTCCCCAATACATACTCAACTGTTTTGTAAAAGATCCATTCATAGTACCTAATGGTTGTTACAATATGTGTAGTACACACGGCTTTGCTCTTACATCTAAATTTAAGTCAGATTttgaagaaaaactaaaaaacaaagcaaaatataATGTTCAAAATAACATGAGGCAATATGGACTTATAGTAGCTGATAGACACCCATTCAGAACTATGAAATGTATGAATTTTAAACTTGGCCAAATAATTGAAAAAGCTCAATCAGTTAATCTACAGATCAAAACAGagttttaaaattcaaactttCATGCATTTCAtcaatttcttttctcttttcctatTGGCATTTTACGCCTCTGGCAGATGAAGTTTCTTCTCTCTGAGCAGTCCCTGCTGATCCAattgtttgtgtcatgttttgACAGAGTCCCACAGTTCTTCCACAGGGACGGACACTCCGGCAGCATCCCCTGGTCGTCCAGCTTATTTCCATTCATCCATCGCcactcccctgccaggtaacgTAGGCCGATCCACACCTGAGAGACAGTAAGTGTTAGATGTCAGTCGCTCTCACATTCATTCAGCTTCGGCTCACATCGATGAGACGACTGAAGAGTAAGGATGTTGTCTTCAGTTATATGGACAGCAAATCAATCATTTGAAAGACAGCGTAATATTTCACCTTGTTTAACTGTGGAGTAAATTAGGTCAAGCTCAAAGAGCCCAATTCTTGAAAATGTATGTGGCAACTTTGCAATttgttttatcaaataaaaattgtttattaaataaggtttaacacAATGAAAAGTAACCAGACAATATGTAATAAATGCTTGTGGCTGTTGGGTTTGAATAGTAGAGACATTTGTTTAGCTGCTGGTTTTATCTTGATTTTCTgttcataaaatgaaaaatgacataaagcttaaaaaaaacaaaaaatttaaTTCCAAAGAATTTGCAATTATAGTTTGGCTTATGTTTTACTAAATGCTTTCAACTTGATATTGTAAAaatgtgctgtttatttttttcttctattctttATAATTCAGAAATTGCAGgtagttttatttctgtaagACTGAAAACTGTTCAAATAAAGTATGCTTGAAGAGAACATCCCTCTTTGCTGGAACTGCTCACAATCCATAGATAATGTATTAGCAACATGTGACAAAAGATGCAGAGTAAACTACACATTACACTTTAAAGGGTTAGAACGCAGCACTGTTTGGAAAAACCCATCTTCCAACCTCATCAGTCGAGGCTCTGTAGATCCGCTCTCTGACATAGTCGTAGTCCTGCAGGTTGTGCAGGCTCAGCATCTTGTAGCTGTACACGCAGGAGTCGGAGGAGTCGGCACATGGTGTTCTCATGGCCGTGCAGTGCCTCCGGGCCTGCTCCCACGTCTTGTTCTTGTTCACCACCACCAGGTTGTCATCATAGCAGACAGGCTCCAGCTCTTGGGAGCACACTTTGCTGTACCACTTCTCAGTCTTAGGATCATAAGAGCCACAGTCTGTGGTGAGTGGCTCTCCTGGTGCCCAGTTTCTATAATTAGAGGATGAATTTCCGACCCAGCTCCAGTTGTGACCGGCCTGTCGGTACAGTCCGATCCAGCCACTGTTATCTAAATCATCTTTGTTTGCTTTGGTGATGGTGGCGAGGCTACTCATGAAAGCCTGACAGAGCTGAGAAGCATGGTGCCAGCTGACGTTACCTTCGTGATGAAGTGTTTTGCTTCCTCTTGAGCAGTAAACATTATATCTACTTGAACACTTAACACTGTACCACATGAGATCATCTCGTACGACTGCACAGTGACCGCTCTGCGACCCATCAGCCCACTCACTGCTCTGTGAGAGGTCGTGTCCTGCAACACCTTCTCCAGTTCTGAAACAGACAAA
This region of Paralichthys olivaceus isolate ysfri-2021 chromosome 13, ASM2471397v2, whole genome shotgun sequence genomic DNA includes:
- the LOC109632110 gene encoding macrophage mannose receptor 1-like; the protein is MGNKSIPELTLPFLLTTALCLEATHIKNTFHFPSEKMTWTEARQYCQRTHIDLVTWNTVDRVKLSKWLVKIDVKEAWIGLHRDPEKDPVWKWINVKTGEGVAGHDLSQSSEWADGSQSGHCAVVRDDLMWYSVKCSSRYNVYCSRGSKTLHHEGNVSWHHASQLCQAFMSSLATITKANKDDLDNSGWIGLYRQAGHNWSWVGNSSSNYRNWAPGEPLTTDCGSYDPKTEKWYSKVCSQELEPVCYDDNLVVVNKNKTWEQARRHCTAMRTPCADSSDSCVYSYKMLSLHNLQDYDYVRERIYRASTDEVWIGLRYLAGEWRWMNGNKLDDQGMLPECPSLWKNCGTLSKHDTNNWISRDCSERRNFICQRRKMPIGKEKRN